The genomic segment CCATGTGTTTGGAGCGCTATGTGGCCATCTGTATGCCCCTGAGACACGCGGACATTTCCACAACCAGCAGGGCCATTTCTTCCATCTTAATCATTCTGGCTCTGAGCGCCATACCTTCTACTCTCATCCTCACCATTCTCTTTTCTTCAGTATCGCTCAGTTTTTACACGACACGCACAATCTGCACCGTCGAGATAACGATCGTGCACAAGTGGCAATCCTATCTGAGGTCTGCTATAGCGCAGTTCTGTTTTTTCGTCATGGCAATTATCATTGCATTTACCTACCTTAAAATAATGGCAGCAGCCAAAGCCGCATCCTCAGATAACAAGAGGTTGGCTTCCAAAGGCTCTAAGACAGTGATTCTGCACTCCATGCAGTTGCTTCTCTGTCTAACCGAGATGTTGTGCCCATTCATAGAGATGGCTGTGTATGAGGTAAACATGCAGCTATTTCTTGACGTGAGATATTTCAATT from the Lepisosteus oculatus isolate fLepOcu1 chromosome 5, fLepOcu1.hap2, whole genome shotgun sequence genome contains:
- the LOC102698469 gene encoding odorant receptor 131-2-like, whose translation is MGIVQILVVVFLYVNSLLIVTFFKKEAFRTNMRYMFFAHTLVVDCIFLLLTNLVLLWSYFNILITAWSCILVCFIMGILTYATPLTLTAMCLERYVAICMPLRHADISTTSRAISSILIILALSAIPSTLILTILFSSVSLSFYTTRTICTVEITIVHKWQSYLRSAIAQFCFFVMAIIIAFTYLKIMAAAKAASSDNKRLASKGSKTVILHSMQLLLCLTEMLCPFIEMAVYEVNMQLFLDVRYFNYLAFILAPRCLSPLVYGLRDNKFYLVLKYYALFGLNKKYPHTT